In one Nostoc sp. KVJ3 genomic region, the following are encoded:
- a CDS encoding HigA family addiction module antitoxin, whose translation MDNWQDITDDRLVRPIHPGEVIADILDDLDINTGHFADILGVSNQTINEIINGQSSITVDIAIRLDKALGNGPKLWLNLQQKVDLWDALQSHKE comes from the coding sequence ATGGATAATTGGCAAGATATTACTGATGATAGATTAGTAAGACCAATACATCCTGGCGAAGTAATTGCAGATATTTTAGATGATTTAGATATTAATACCGGACATTTTGCAGATATTTTAGGAGTATCTAATCAAACAATTAACGAAATTATTAATGGTCAAAGCTCAATTACAGTAGATATAGCAATACGTCTTGATAAAGCTTTAGGGAATGGCCCAAAACTTTGGCTTAATCTTCAGCAAAAAGTTGATCTTTGGGATGCTTTGCAAAGCCATAAAGAATAA